In a single window of the Drosophila subpulchrella strain 33 F10 #4 breed RU33 chromosome X, RU_Dsub_v1.1 Primary Assembly, whole genome shotgun sequence genome:
- the LOC119557881 gene encoding carbonic anhydrase-related protein 10 codes for MELLQALCCTLLLLLARMQVLLAVSWEDWWTYDGISGPAFWGLINPEWSLCNKGRRQSPVNLEPQRLLFDPNLRPMHIDKHRISGLITNTGHSVIFTAGNDTVANYDGMQTPVNISGGPLSYRYRFHEIHMHYGLNDQFGSEHSVEGYTFPAEIQIFGYNSQLYANFSDALNRAQGIVGVSILLQLGDLSNPELRMLTDQLERIRYGGDEAFVKRLSIRGLLPDTDHYMTYDGSTTAPACHETVTWVVLNKPIYITKQQLHALRRLMQGSPDHPKAPLGNNYRPPQPLLHRPIRTNIDFKTTKTNGKAACPTMYREVYYKATSWKQN; via the exons TTCTGCTCGCCGTCAGCTGGGAGGACTGGTGGACATACGATGGCATCTCGG GACCCGCCTTCTGGGGGCTCATCAATCCGGAGTGGTCGCTCTGCAACAAGGGTCGTCGCCAGTCGCCGGTCAATCTGGAGCCCCAGCGCCTGCTCTTCGATCCCAACTTGCGGCCCATGCACATAGACAAGCACAGG ATATCCGGACTGATCACTAATACGGGCCACAGCGTCATCTTCACGGCCGGAAACGACACGGTGGCCAACTACGACGGCATGCAGACGCCGGTGAACATCTCGGGCGGACCGCTCTCGTACCGCTACCGCTTCCACGAGATCCACATGCACTACGGTCTGAACGACCAGTTCGGATCGGAGCACAGCGTCGAGGGCTACACGTTCCCGGCGGAG ATACAAATATTCGGCTACAATTCCCAGCTGTATGCAAATTTCTCAGATGCCCTCAATCGCGCCCAGGGCATCGTGGGCGTCTCCATTCTGCTGCAG CTTGGAGACCTCTCGAATCCGGAGCTGCGCATGCTCACCGATCAGCTGGAGCGCATTCGCTATGGCGGCGACGAGGCGTTTGTCAAACGACTCTCGATTCGGGGACTGCTTCCCGATACGGATCACTACATGACCTACGATGGATCAACAACGGCACCAGCCTGCCACGAAACAGTCACTTGGGTGGTGCTCAACAAGCCCATCTACATCACAAAGCAACAG ttGCACGCCCTGCGCCGCCTGATGCAGGGCAGCCCCGACCACCCGAAGGCGCCCCTGGGCAACAATTACAGGCCGCCCCAGCCGCTCCTGCACCGGCCCATCCGCACCAACATTGATTTCAAGACGACGAAGACGAACGGCAAGGCCGCCTGCCCCACCATGTACCGCGAGGTCTACTACAAAG CGACCAGTTGGAAACAGAACTAG